The Prevotella sp. oral taxon 299 str. F0039 genome has a segment encoding these proteins:
- a CDS encoding cytidylate kinase-like family protein, which yields MNNKKIIINIGREVGSGGHIIGQKLAERFNIPLHDREILNLAAKENGFSEELFEENDEDKGFFKSITNFRGFSLNSGGFYNNGLTQESLFQFQSDAIRKTAESVGGVFVGRAADYVLRDYDNMVNIFITANIKDRIQSIMKRNNCDAETAEKIIEKKEEKRASFYTFYTGKKWGHSTSYDLCVSSSILGLDKTTDFIADFVCKVLEINK from the coding sequence ATGAACAATAAGAAAATAATAATAAATATAGGTAGAGAAGTGGGTAGCGGTGGCCATATCATTGGGCAAAAGCTAGCCGAACGCTTCAATATTCCATTGCACGACAGAGAGATTCTTAATCTTGCAGCCAAGGAAAATGGCTTTAGTGAGGAGCTATTTGAAGAGAATGATGAAGATAAAGGCTTCTTTAAATCCATCACAAACTTTAGGGGTTTTAGCCTTAACTCTGGCGGTTTCTATAACAATGGACTAACTCAAGAGAGTTTATTTCAATTCCAAAGCGATGCAATTCGCAAGACTGCAGAATCCGTTGGCGGTGTTTTTGTAGGACGAGCAGCCGACTATGTGCTAAGAGATTACGATAATATGGTAAACATTTTCATCACTGCAAATATAAAAGATCGCATTCAAAGCATTATGAAACGTAATAACTGCGATGCAGAAACAGCTGAAAAGATAATTGAAAAAAAGGAAGAAAAGCGTGCTTCTTTCTATACTTTTTACACAGGAAAGAAGTGGGGACATAGTACATCTTATGACCTTTGTGTATCAAGTTCAATACTAGGACTCGACAAGACCACTGATTTCATTGCAGACTTTGTTTGCAAAGTGCTCGAAATTAATAAATAA